The genome window CCCACCGGTGCTCCGTATCGTCGTACGCGTCCGATGCACCCGCCTGCGCGGGGGCCCGCCCCGGCCGCCCTGCCGTCCCCCGCGAGAGTCTCCCGTACGGCTGTTCATCCTCTGTCATCTCCACTCACTCAGAGGTCGCGCACACCCCTGAGGATCATGGGATGGCCGTGGCGCCATAGCGTAGACCCGGCCGGCGAACGGCCGTCCGGCCGGTCCGCCCGGTGGTCCTACCGCTGCGAGGTGGTCTCCCGCACCCACGGCAGCAGCAACCGCTCCGCCACCACCAGCACATAGAACAGCGCCACGCTCATCACGCCCAGCAGCGCGACCGCCGCGAAGGCCAGCGCGGTGTCCGAGTTGGCGCCGGACTGCACGATGACGAAGCCGAGCCCCTCGTCGCCCGCGCTGAACTCCCCGATCACCGTGCCCACGGCTGCCAGCGGCATCGCCACCTTCAGCCCGACGAAGATCTGCGGGAGCGCGCCGGGGAACCGGAACCGCAGGAACGTCCGCGTCCGGGATGTCCGCAACGACCGTGCCAGCTCGGCGAGTTGTGCGCCGGCCCCGCCGCGACGTCGCGATCCTCTTCCAGCGCCCGGCCCTGCTGCCCTGGCGGTCGGCCCTCGACAACGTCCTGCTGCCCATCGTCGTCCACGGCCGCCCCAAGCCCGAACACCGGGCGACCGCCTGCGAGTTGCTCGTCGAAGTCGGCCTGGACGCCCCCTTCCACACCCGCCTCCCGCACGAGCTGTCCGGCGGTATGCGGCAGCGCGTGGCCCTGTGCCGCTCCCTCATCCAGCGCCCCCGCGTGATGCTGATAGCCGAACAGCTGGCCGCCTACGCGGAGTTGGGCGTCACACGGATATACGTCCGCCTACGCGACCTGACGGACCTGCCCCACCTGGACCTCCTGATGACAGAGGTGGCCCCCCGACTCCCCTCCTCCTGACCACGTGCGGGCGCGCACCGCGCACCTACTCGGCGATCGGCAGGGAAACCCCGTCCCGCAGAAACACCGGGATCCTCTCCAAAGGCGCGTCCACGGTCACCGACCGACCACCCGCGTACGTCTCCCCGGTCCAGGCATCAGCCCAGGTCGCCCCCGCCGGCAGATAGGTCGTCCACCGATCGACCCCCGCCTCGAGCACCGGCGCCACCAACACATCCCGCCCGAACAGATATGCGTCGTCGACGCCCCACGCGGCCGTGTCCTCCGGGAACTCCAGGAACAGCGGTCGCATCACCGGCAGCCCCTCCTCATGGGCCTCCCGCATCACCCGCAGCACATACGGCTTCAACCGCTCCCGCAGCCGCAGATACGCCTCCAGGATCGCCCCGGCCTCCTCCCCGTACGACCACACCTCGTTCGGCCCCCCGGTCATGTCCGGCCCCAACGGCATCCCCGGATCCCGGAACCCGTGCAGCCGCATCAGCGGCGAGAACGCCCCGAACTGGAACCAGCGCACCATCACCTCGCGATACGCCGGATCGTCGGGGTCACCCCCGTGGAAGCCGCCGATGTCGGTGTTCCACCAGGGGATGCCGGACAGCGCCGTGTTGAGCCCCGCCGCGATCTGCCGCCGCAGGGTCGGGAAGTCCGTACCGATGTCACCGGACCACAGCGCGGCCCCCCACCGCTGACTGCCCGCCCACGCCGAACGGTTGAGGGAGACGATCTCCTCCTGCCCGGCCGCCCGCAGCCCCTCGTAGAAGGTCCGCGCGCTCTCGGCCGGATAGATGTTGCCGACCTCCAGACCGGGCCCCGCCCAGTAGCGCAGATTCTCCTGGAAGCCCGGCTTCAGCTCCGGCTCACAGGCGTCCAGCCAGAACGCGTCGATGCCGTACGGCTCCAGGTAGTTCTCCTTGACCCGCGCCCACACGAACTCCCGCGCCCCGGGGTTCGTCGCGTCGTAGAACGCCACCTGGACCGTCGACGCGACCCCCTTGTCCGGCCAGTCGGCGTGCGCCATCGGGCCGTACTGCGTGCCGATGAAGTAGCCGCGCTGTTCCATCACCGGGTGGTTCTCGCTCAGCGGCGACACCGACGGCCACACGGACACCACCAGCTTGATGCCGAGCTCCGCCAACTCCCGGACCATGGCGGCAGGATCGGGCCACTCGTCGAGATCGAACTTCCACTCACCGAGGTGCGTCCAGTGGAAGAAGTCGCACACGATGACATCGATGGGCAGGCCGCGCCGCTTGTACTCCCGTGCCACGGCGAGGAGTTCGTCCTGGGTGCGATAGCGCAGCTTGCACTGCCAGAACCCGGCCGCCCACTCCGGCAGCATCGGCGTACGGCCCGTCGCCGCGCTGTAGCGGCGCTGCGCGTCGGCCGGATCTCCCGCGGTGATCCAGTAGTCGATCTGCCGGGCCGAGTCCGCGACCCACCGGGTGCCGTTCCCGGCCAGCTCGACCCGCCCGATCGCCGGGTTGTTCCACAGCAGGGTGTAGCCCCGGCTGGAGGTGAGCACCGGGATGCCGACCTCGGCGTTGCGCTGCACCAGGTCCAGCACCAGGCCCTTCTGGTCGAACCGCCCGTGCTGGTGCTGCCCGAGGCCGTACAGCTTCTCGTCCTCGTACGCGGCGAACCGCTGCTCCAGGCGGTGGTGGCCGTTGCCGACGGCGGTGTAGAGGCGCGAGCCCGGCCACCAGAAGTGCGCGCGCTCCTCCGCCAGCAGCTCGCTTCCGTCGGCTGTACGGCTGTAGCGGATCAGGCCCTCGGCGTTCACCTCGACGGTCAGCGCGCCGACGGTCAGCCGGCCCTGCCCGTCCTCGATCTTGACGCTGCTCTCGGTGGACTCCGCCTCGTCGAGCAGGGCGCCCGGGAGCCCGTCGAGGACCGGGCCGCCGAGGCGGGCGCGGACCCGGACCGCGTCCGGGCCCCAGGGCTCGATCCGCAGGGTCTCCTGGCGTCCGCTCCACTCCAGGGCGCCGTCCCGCTCACGGAACGTGCCGACGGTGGGGGAGGACTGGGCGAGGCTGACCGCACCCGACGGGGTCCGGTTCTCGGCAGGCTGATTCACGAGAGTCTCCTGGGAGGGAGGGGTGAAGGACATCAGGAGCGGGAAGCCGCGGTACGGCGGCTTCCGTACAGCGCCGATCGATCCGTACCGCGTCGGCCGATCCGTGCAGCGCCGGCCGATGGGCGACGCCTCGCGTACGGCGTCGGCGGCTCAACCGGCCGTGGACAGCGGCCCCGTGCTCGCGCGGACCGTCAACTCGGGGGCCAGCAGCACCACTTCGTCGGTGTCCCGGCCCTCCAGCTTGGCGACCAGCTGTTCCACGGCCCGGCGGCCCATCTCCTGGGCGGGGATCGCCACCGACGTCAGCCGCACCGAGGCCTGCACGGCGACCTGGTCCGGGCAGACCGCGATCACCGAGACGTCCTCCGGCACCGCGCGCCCCTGCTGCCGCAACAGCGCGAGCAGCGGCTCCACCGCGGACTCGTTCTGCACGACGATGCCCGTGGTGCCCGGCCGTTCGTCGAAGATCCGGGCCAGCGTCGCGGCCATCGCGTCATAGCCGCCCTCACAGGGGCGGTGCAGCACGCGCAGGCCCAACTCCCGTGCCCGGGACCGCAGTCCGTCGAGGGTGCGTTCGGCGAAACCGGTGTGCCGTTCGTACACCGCGGGCGCCTCGCCGACGACGGCGATGTCACGGTGGCCGAGCATCGCCAGATGCTCCACGCACAGCGCGCCCGTCGCCCCGAAATCGAGATCGACGCAGGTCAGGCCGCTGGTGTCGGCCGGCAGTCCGATCAGTACCGACGGCTGGTCGGTGCCGCGCAGCAGCGGCAGCCGCTCGTCGTCCAGCTCCACGTCCATCAGGATCATCGCGTCGGCGAGCCCGCTGCCGGTGACCCGGCGCACCGCGTCCGGGCCCTCCTCACCGGTGAGCAGCAGCACGTCGTAGCCGTACGTCCGGGCCGTGGTGGCCACCGCGATGGCGATCTCCATCATCACCGGGACGTACATGTCGGTGCGCAGCGGGACCATCAGGGCGACGATGTTCGACCTGCTGCTCGCCAGGGCGCGGGCCCCCGCGTTCGGGTGGTAGCCGAGCTCCTGGATGCTCCGCTCGACCCGCTGCCGGGTGCCCGCGGAGATGGACCGCTTGCCGCTGAGGACATAGCTCACCGTGCTCGCCGAGACTCCGGCGTGCGAGGCGACCTCGGCGAGGGTGACCATCCAGCTCTCCAAGCGTGTTTAAGCGCTTCGACAGCGCGCTGTCTCTGAACAAGGGCGAGTGAGGGTGGCTCGACAGTAGCTCGGCGCTGAGTGGGTGTCCATAGGTTGTCGAAGCGCTTCGATTATTCGCCGGGCGCCCAGGGAGGAAGGGGTGGGGGGAGTCTCAGCTTAGAACCGGACGGCAACCTTCGTACTCCCCGGCGGCGACCAGCACCCGTAACGCACCGCCCCCGGAAGGAACCCCCATGCAGCACCGCCGCCCCCGCCTCACCCGTACCGCCAAGATCGGCGCGGCCGTTGGCACCGCGCTGGCGGTCGGGGCCTCCGTGACCGTGGCGATGGCGGGGGAGGAGGCCAAGAAGTGCACGGACTTCGACACGATCACGCTCGGTGAGTACTACGTGAACAACAACGTCTGGAACCGGGAGAAGGCCACCGGCACCCAGTGCGTCTGGGACAACTCCCGCTCGGGCTCCACCATCTCCTGGGGCACCGGCTACAGCCTCGCCAACAGCGGCACCGGCAAGGACTACGACGTGAAGTCCTACGCGAGCAGCGTCCTCGGCTGGCACTGGGGCTGGAAGACCGACAAGGCGGCGACCCGGCTGCCCATCAGGGTCGGCGACCGCAAGCCCGTACGGACCAGCTGGGAGTTCTCGGTCAGCTCGAACCCCGGCACCATGAACGTCGCCTACGACCTGTGGCTGCACTCCAAGAACACCGCCGACTGGCAGGACCAGCCCACCGACGAGGTCATGATCTGGCTCAACCGGCAGGGCGGCGCGGGCCCGCTCGGCAGCAAGTACGGCAGCGTCAGCCTCGGCGGCGCGATGTGGGACATCTACACCGGTGACATCGGCTGGAAGGTCTTCTCCTTCGTCCGCCGCGCCAACACCACCAAGGCGACCCTGAACCTCGACGACTTCACCCAGGCACTCGTCCGCCGCAAGCTGCTGGGCAACGACAAGTACGTCTCCGGCATCGAGGCGGGCACCGAGGTCTTCAAGGGCACCGGCCGGCTGGACACGAAGGCGTACTCGGTGAACATCGGCTGAGCACGGACGCGAGGGGTGGCGGGGTCACCCCGAATCGGGTACCAACGATCGAGTAGCACCCATCGGTAACCAATCAGGTACCCCTCCGGTACAGATCCCGATTCGCGGCGAGGTGAGCCTCATGTCCGCCCCACCCCTCAAGAAGCCCGTCGTCACAGAACGTGAGGCCCGCCAGGTGGCGGAGGCCGCCCGGGAGCAGGCCTGGCGCAAGCCCAGCTTCGCCAAGGAACTGTTCCTGGGCCGGTTCCGCCTCGACCTCATCCACCCCCACCCGCTCCCCACGGACGAGGCCGTCCGGCGCGGCGAGCAGTTCCTGACCAAGCTCCGCGCCTTCTGCGAGGCCAAGGTCGACGGCGCCCTGATCGAGCGCGAGGCCCGCATCCCCGACGAGGTCATCGACGGCCTCAAGGAACTCGGCGCCCTCGGCATGAAGATCGACCCCAAGTACGGCGGTCTCGGCCTCACCCAGGTGTACTACAACAAGGCGCTCGCCCTGGTCGGATCGGCGAGCCCGGCGATCGGCGTGCTGCTCTCGGCGCATCAGTCGATCGGCGTACCGCAGCCGCTGAAACTGTTCGGCACCCCCGAGCAGAAGGAGAAGTTCCTCCCG of Streptomyces phaeolivaceus contains these proteins:
- a CDS encoding ABC transporter permease, whose amino-acid sequence is MRTSRTRTFLRFRFPGALPQIFVGLKVAMPLAAVGTVIGEFSAGDEGLGFVIVQSGANSDTALAFAAVALLGVMSVALFYVLVVAERLLLPWVRETTSQR
- a CDS encoding LacI family DNA-binding transcriptional regulator, with the translated sequence MVTLAEVASHAGVSASTVSYVLSGKRSISAGTRQRVERSIQELGYHPNAGARALASSRSNIVALMVPLRTDMYVPVMMEIAIAVATTARTYGYDVLLLTGEEGPDAVRRVTGSGLADAMILMDVELDDERLPLLRGTDQPSVLIGLPADTSGLTCVDLDFGATGALCVEHLAMLGHRDIAVVGEAPAVYERHTGFAERTLDGLRSRARELGLRVLHRPCEGGYDAMAATLARIFDERPGTTGIVVQNESAVEPLLALLRQQGRAVPEDVSVIAVCPDQVAVQASVRLTSVAIPAQEMGRRAVEQLVAKLEGRDTDEVVLLAPELTVRASTGPLSTAG
- a CDS encoding ATP-binding cassette domain-containing protein, with protein sequence MSATTVPARRVVRRPRRDVAILFQRPALLPWRSALDNVLLPIVVHGRPKPEHRATACELLVEVGLDAPFHTRLPHELSGGMRQRVALCRSLIQRPRVMLIAEQLAAYAELGVTRIYVRLRDLTDLPHLDLLMTEVAPRLPSS
- a CDS encoding glycoside hydrolase family 31 protein translates to MNQPAENRTPSGAVSLAQSSPTVGTFRERDGALEWSGRQETLRIEPWGPDAVRVRARLGGPVLDGLPGALLDEAESTESSVKIEDGQGRLTVGALTVEVNAEGLIRYSRTADGSELLAEERAHFWWPGSRLYTAVGNGHHRLEQRFAAYEDEKLYGLGQHQHGRFDQKGLVLDLVQRNAEVGIPVLTSSRGYTLLWNNPAIGRVELAGNGTRWVADSARQIDYWITAGDPADAQRRYSAATGRTPMLPEWAAGFWQCKLRYRTQDELLAVAREYKRRGLPIDVIVCDFFHWTHLGEWKFDLDEWPDPAAMVRELAELGIKLVVSVWPSVSPLSENHPVMEQRGYFIGTQYGPMAHADWPDKGVASTVQVAFYDATNPGAREFVWARVKENYLEPYGIDAFWLDACEPELKPGFQENLRYWAGPGLEVGNIYPAESARTFYEGLRAAGQEEIVSLNRSAWAGSQRWGAALWSGDIGTDFPTLRRQIAAGLNTALSGIPWWNTDIGGFHGGDPDDPAYREVMVRWFQFGAFSPLMRLHGFRDPGMPLGPDMTGGPNEVWSYGEEAGAILEAYLRLRERLKPYVLRVMREAHEEGLPVMRPLFLEFPEDTAAWGVDDAYLFGRDVLVAPVLEAGVDRWTTYLPAGATWADAWTGETYAGGRSVTVDAPLERIPVFLRDGVSLPIAE
- a CDS encoding GH12 family glycosyl hydrolase domain-containing protein, translating into MQHRRPRLTRTAKIGAAVGTALAVGASVTVAMAGEEAKKCTDFDTITLGEYYVNNNVWNREKATGTQCVWDNSRSGSTISWGTGYSLANSGTGKDYDVKSYASSVLGWHWGWKTDKAATRLPIRVGDRKPVRTSWEFSVSSNPGTMNVAYDLWLHSKNTADWQDQPTDEVMIWLNRQGGAGPLGSKYGSVSLGGAMWDIYTGDIGWKVFSFVRRANTTKATLNLDDFTQALVRRKLLGNDKYVSGIEAGTEVFKGTGRLDTKAYSVNIG